The Equus caballus isolate H_3958 breed thoroughbred chromosome 13, TB-T2T, whole genome shotgun sequence genome includes a window with the following:
- the NMRAL1 gene encoding nmrA-like family domain-containing protein 1, with translation MAHQKLVVVFGATGAQGGSVARTLLEDRTFRVRVVTRDPGQKAAKELRLRGAEVVQGDQDDEASMELALTGAHATFIVTNYWENCSQEQEVKQGKLLADLTKRLGLRYVVYSGLENIKKLTAGRLAAGHFDGKGEVEEYFWDIGVPMTSVRLPCYFENLLSYFLPQKAPGGKSYLLSLPMGDVPMDGMSVSDLGPVVLSLLKMPEEYVGQNIGLSTCRHTAEEYAALLSKHTGKAVRDAKTTPEEYEKRGFPGAQDLANMFRFYALKPDRNIELTLRLNPKARTLDQWLEQHKGDFAGL, from the exons gtgcccagggaggctccGTGGCCCGGACGCTCCTGGAAGACAGGACATTCAGGGTTCGAGTGGTGACCCGGGACCCTGGGCAGAAGGCAGCGAAGGAGCTGAGGCTGCGGGGTGCAGAAGTGGTGCAGGGAGACCAGGATGACGAGGCCAGCATGGAGCTGGCCCTGACGGGGGCTCATGCCACCTTCATCGTGACCAACTACTGGGAGAActgcagccaggagcaggaggtCAAGCAG GGAAAGCTGCTGGCTGATCTGACCAAGCGCCTGGGCCTTCGCTACGTGGTCTACAGTGGCCTGGAGAACATCAAGAAGCTGACGGCGGGGAGATTGGCTGCGGGCCACTTTGATGGCAAAGGGGAGGTGGAGGAATATTTCTGGGACATCGGCGTTCCCATGACCAGCGTGCGGCTGCCCTGCTATTTCGAGAACTTACTCTCTTACTTCCTGCCCCAGAAAGCCCCAGGTGGAAAGAGCTACTTGCTGA gcttGCCCATGGGTGACGTTCCCATGGACGGCATGTCCGTGAGCGACCTGGGTCCTGTGGTGCTCAGTCTGCTGAAGATGCCAGAAGAATACGTTGGCCAGAACATTGGGCTCAGTACCTGCAGGCACACAGCAGAAGAGTATGCCGCCCTGCTCTCCAAGCACACCGGGAAGGCTGTGCGTGACGCCAAG ACAACTCCTGAGGAGTATGAGAAGCGTGGCTTCCCTGGTGCCCAGGACCTGGCCAACATGTTCCGTTTCTATGCCCTGAAACCCGACCGCAACATCGAACTGACCCTGAGGCTTAACCCCAAGGCCAGGACGCTGGACCAGTGGCTGGAGCAGCACAAAGGGGACTTTGCTGGACTGTGA